One window from the genome of Bacillota bacterium encodes:
- the rplC gene encoding 50S ribosomal protein L3, with product MPKGLIGRKLGMTQVFTENGELLPVTVIEVTPNVVVQKKTTATDGYEAVQLGYGEKRESLINKPLKGHLQKAGVKSVRRLREFRVEDSPEMQALNVGDTIGVDIFSEGDRVDVTGTTKGKGFAGVIKRHNFRRGPMAHGSRYHRRVGSLGAVGPARVFKGRKLPGRMGGVKRTILGLEVVRVDSERNLLLVKGGIPGIRGSYVTVRATVK from the coding sequence GTGCCTAAGGGTTTGATTGGTCGTAAGTTGGGGATGACCCAAGTGTTTACCGAAAATGGTGAGCTGTTGCCGGTCACCGTTATTGAAGTCACCCCAAACGTTGTTGTGCAAAAGAAGACCACAGCTACCGATGGATACGAAGCCGTTCAGCTCGGATATGGCGAGAAGCGGGAGTCGTTAATCAACAAGCCGCTGAAAGGGCATTTGCAGAAGGCAGGTGTGAAGTCTGTTCGTCGCCTGCGGGAGTTCCGGGTTGAGGATTCTCCAGAGATGCAGGCCCTGAACGTGGGCGATACCATCGGAGTGGACATTTTCTCTGAGGGTGACCGGGTCGATGTGACTGGCACCACCAAGGGGAAGGGTTTTGCCGGGGTAATCAAACGCCACAACTTCCGGCGTGGTCCCATGGCCCATGGTTCTCGGTATCATCGCCGTGTGGGTTCCTTGGGAGCCGTTGGTCCGGCCAGAGTGTTTAAGGGTCGTAAGCTCCCGGGTCGCATGGGTGGCGTGAAGAGAACCATCCTTGGTCTTGAGGTAGTGCGGGTTGACTCTGAGCGCAACCTCTTGTTAGTCAAGGGCGGTATTCCCGGTATCAGAGGTTCCTATGTTACCGTGCGTGCTACTGTGAAGTAG
- the rplW gene encoding 50S ribosomal protein L23 → MADPRDIIRRPIITERSTDLMADNKYTFEVDPKANKYQIKQAIEEIFDVKVVKVNTMRHQGKLKRMGRFVGRRPERKKAIVTLQPGDQIEIFEGL, encoded by the coding sequence GTGGCAGATCCTCGTGATATTATTAGACGTCCGATTATTACTGAGCGAAGCACGGACTTGATGGCTGACAACAAGTACACCTTTGAGGTTGATCCGAAAGCCAACAAGTACCAAATCAAACAGGCCATTGAAGAGATTTTCGACGTAAAGGTCGTTAAGGTTAACACCATGCGACATCAAGGCAAACTGAAGAGAATGGGACGCTTTGTAGGGCGGCGGCCGGAGCGTAAGAAGGCCATTGTCACCCTGCAACCCGGTGATCAGATCGAAATCTTTGAGGGCCTCTAA
- a CDS encoding 50S ribosomal protein L24 — MPGKVHVRKGDTVKVIAGNERGKTGRVLRVIPSENRVVVEGLNIRKKHARPTRTDPQGGIVEIPGPIHASNVQLVCPSCNRATRIKRERGQDGKVNRICKHCGKSAD; from the coding sequence GTGCCCGGTAAAGTGCATGTGCGGAAGGGTGACACTGTCAAAGTCATCGCGGGCAATGAACGGGGTAAGACTGGCAGGGTCCTGCGGGTCATCCCCAGCGAGAATCGGGTTGTAGTCGAAGGGCTGAATATCCGCAAGAAGCATGCCCGTCCTACGAGAACGGATCCCCAGGGAGGAATTGTCGAAATCCCCGGCCCGATTCACGCTTCGAACGTTCAACTGGTATGCCCGAGCTGTAACCGAGCTACTCGCATCAAGCGAGAGCGAGGCCAGGACGGGAAGGTTAATCGGATCTGCAAACATTGTGGAAAATCTGCTGATTAA
- the rpsH gene encoding 30S ribosomal protein S8 — MVTTDPIADMLTRIRNANSVFHNSVDIPGSKMKLALAKLLKDEGYIKDYRWIDDGNQGLIRIYLKYTPDKERTISGLKRISRPGRRVYAKHDEIPKVLGGLGVAVVSTSQGLMSDREARKAGVGGEIVCFVW, encoded by the coding sequence ATGGTGACTACGGATCCGATCGCTGATATGCTGACCCGGATTAGAAATGCGAATTCGGTGTTTCATAACAGCGTAGATATACCTGGCTCCAAGATGAAGTTGGCTCTGGCGAAGCTTCTCAAAGATGAGGGATATATCAAGGATTATCGCTGGATCGATGACGGCAACCAGGGGCTTATCCGAATTTATCTTAAGTACACTCCGGACAAAGAGAGAACCATCTCTGGATTGAAGCGGATCAGCAGACCCGGTCGACGGGTTTACGCCAAGCACGATGAAATCCCGAAGGTACTAGGTGGTTTGGGAGTAGCTGTTGTGTCCACCAGCCAGGGCTTGATGAGCGACAGAGAGGCCCGGAAGGCAGGGGTGGGAGGCGAAATCGTCTGCTTCGTTTGGTAA
- the rpsC gene encoding 30S ribosomal protein S3 produces MGQKVNPIGFRVGVIRDWDSKWHANRKSYAEFLHEDLRIRKLIKERFYTAGISRVEIERAANRVKINIHTGRPGMVIGRGGSEVDKLRKDLESATGRQIQINIVEVKRPETDAQLVAENIAFQLERRISFRRAMRQALQRAMNLGAKGTKIAVAGRLGGAEIARTEWISEGSIPLHTLRADIDYGFAEANTTYGKIGVKVWIYKGEVLPGGGEAAERGR; encoded by the coding sequence GTGGGTCAGAAAGTGAATCCGATTGGATTCCGGGTCGGTGTCATTCGAGACTGGGACAGCAAGTGGCATGCTAATCGCAAGAGCTATGCCGAGTTCCTCCACGAGGACCTGAGAATCCGCAAGCTGATCAAAGAGCGATTCTACACGGCCGGGATCTCCAGGGTAGAGATCGAAAGGGCAGCCAATCGCGTCAAGATCAACATCCATACCGGTAGACCGGGAATGGTGATTGGTCGAGGCGGCTCGGAAGTGGATAAGTTGCGCAAGGATCTGGAAAGTGCCACCGGCCGGCAGATTCAGATCAATATCGTCGAGGTTAAGCGTCCGGAAACCGACGCACAATTGGTAGCAGAGAATATTGCCTTTCAGCTAGAGCGGCGCATTTCCTTCCGAAGGGCAATGCGACAGGCTCTGCAACGGGCAATGAACTTAGGTGCAAAGGGTACTAAGATCGCAGTAGCTGGAAGGCTTGGCGGAGCGGAGATTGCTCGTACTGAGTGGATCTCGGAAGGAAGTATTCCGCTGCATACCCTTCGCGCTGATATCGATTATGGCTTTGCCGAAGCCAATACTACCTATGGCAAGATCGGAGTCAAGGTTTGGATTTACAAGGGCGAGGTTTTGCCTGGAGGCGGCGAGGCGGCAGAAAGGGGTAGGTAG
- the rpsJ gene encoding 30S ribosomal protein S10, whose translation MAAKQKIRIRLKAFDVGLLDSSASKIVDTASRTGAKVSGPIPLPTEQRIFTVLRSTHIHKDSREQFEMRTHKRLIDILNPTPKTVDALMRLDLPAAVDIEIKL comes from the coding sequence ATGGCTGCAAAACAGAAGATCCGCATTAGGTTGAAGGCCTTTGATGTAGGGCTGTTGGATTCCTCTGCGAGCAAGATTGTGGACACTGCTAGCCGGACCGGGGCCAAGGTATCGGGACCGATTCCTTTGCCAACGGAGCAACGGATTTTTACAGTGTTGCGTTCGACGCACATCCACAAGGATTCCCGTGAGCAGTTTGAAATGAGGACTCACAAGCGCCTGATTGATATCTTGAATCCAACACCAAAAACCGTTGATGCGTTAATGCGTCTCGACCTACCGGCTGCTGTAGACATTGAAATCAAGTTGTAG
- the rplF gene encoding 50S ribosomal protein L6, whose protein sequence is MSRIGKMPIPVPAGVTVNIDGNVVSVKGPMGELTQEFHPAVSIEQDADNALVVSRASDEKEHKALHGLTRSLIANMVEGVTKGYTINLEIIGVGYRAALQGKKLVLSMGYSHPVEIDPAPGIEFEVPAPTRITVKGIDKQLVGQTAADIRAVRPPEPYLGKGIRYAGEHVRRKAGKAGR, encoded by the coding sequence GTGTCCAGGATTGGTAAGATGCCGATTCCAGTACCGGCAGGAGTTACAGTAAACATAGATGGCAATGTTGTTTCCGTCAAAGGGCCAATGGGTGAGTTGACTCAGGAGTTTCATCCGGCCGTGAGCATCGAGCAGGATGCAGATAATGCTTTGGTGGTTTCCAGAGCCTCGGATGAGAAGGAGCACAAGGCACTCCATGGTCTAACTCGCAGCCTCATCGCCAACATGGTCGAAGGGGTTACCAAGGGATACACCATTAATCTCGAGATCATCGGTGTGGGATATCGAGCCGCGCTGCAGGGGAAGAAGTTGGTGCTCAGCATGGGCTACTCTCACCCTGTAGAGATTGACCCAGCTCCGGGAATCGAATTTGAGGTACCGGCTCCGACGCGGATCACCGTGAAGGGGATCGACAAGCAGCTGGTAGGCCAAACCGCAGCAGACATTCGGGCTGTACGGCCGCCTGAGCCCTATCTTGGCAAGGGAATTCGATACGCAGGCGAGCATGTCCGCCGCAAAGCTGGTAAGGCCGGTCGGTAG
- a CDS encoding elongation factor Tu, with protein NVTIGGELIAPIAMEEGLRFAIREGGRTVGAGVITKIIS; from the coding sequence CAACGTAACCATCGGTGGCGAACTGATTGCCCCGATTGCGATGGAGGAAGGCCTGCGCTTTGCGATTCGTGAGGGTGGCCGTACCGTCGGTGCCGGTGTAATCACCAAGATTATTAGCTAG
- the rpmC gene encoding 50S ribosomal protein L29: MKAKEMRNYTTAELENRLTDLKEELFNLRFQHATGQLDNPMRLKEVRRDIARVKTILRERELKLAR, from the coding sequence GTGAAGGCTAAGGAGATGCGTAATTACACCACTGCGGAACTGGAGAATAGACTTACCGATCTGAAGGAAGAGCTGTTTAATCTGAGATTTCAGCACGCCACTGGGCAGTTGGATAATCCCATGCGTTTGAAGGAAGTACGTCGGGACATCGCCCGCGTCAAGACTATCCTACGGGAAAGAGAGCTAAAGCTGGCTCGATAG
- a CDS encoding type Z 30S ribosomal protein S14: protein MAKKSMINKAARPAKFSTRRVNRCRICGRPRAYMRKFDMCRVCFRSLASRGQIPGVTKASW from the coding sequence GTGGCAAAGAAGTCTATGATCAACAAGGCGGCGAGACCTGCGAAGTTCAGCACCCGAAGGGTCAATCGTTGCCGGATCTGCGGACGGCCCCGGGCATATATGCGTAAGTTTGACATGTGCCGTGTTTGTTTCCGAAGTTTGGCCTCTAGGGGTCAAATTCCGGGGGTAACCAAAGCAAGTTGGTAA
- the rpsS gene encoding 30S ribosomal protein S19, protein MSRSLKKGPFIDDHLLKKIQAMNEKGEKRVIKTWSRRSTIFPELVGHTIAVHDGRKHVPVYITEDMVGHKLGEFVPTRTFRGHAGSERASRVR, encoded by the coding sequence ATGAGCCGTTCCCTAAAGAAGGGGCCATTTATCGACGATCATTTGCTCAAGAAGATTCAGGCGATGAATGAAAAGGGCGAGAAGCGAGTGATCAAGACTTGGAGTCGTCGCTCGACCATTTTCCCAGAACTTGTTGGGCATACTATCGCTGTTCATGATGGCCGAAAGCATGTACCGGTTTACATCACGGAGGATATGGTAGGTCACAAGTTAGGAGAGTTTGTTCCTACTCGGACCTTTAGAGGCCATGCTGGAAGTGAAAGGGCCAGCAGGGTACGTTAA
- the rplE gene encoding 50S ribosomal protein L5 codes for MAARLEEKYKKEVVPQLLEQFKYENIMMVPTVTKVVLNMGLSDAVTDAKALESAVRDLTVISGQKPVITRAKKSVAAFKIRTGMPIGCKVDLRRDRMWHFLDKLLNVALPRIRDFRGVSPESFDGRGNYSLGIREQLIFPEINYDDIDKVRGMDIVIVTSAKTDEEAYALLKHLGMPFRQ; via the coding sequence TTGGCTGCTCGGTTAGAAGAGAAGTACAAGAAGGAAGTAGTACCGCAGCTTCTGGAACAGTTCAAGTATGAAAACATCATGATGGTCCCGACGGTAACCAAGGTCGTTCTGAACATGGGACTCAGCGATGCGGTGACCGATGCTAAGGCTCTGGAATCTGCCGTTAGAGACTTGACGGTGATTTCCGGTCAGAAGCCGGTGATTACCAGAGCGAAGAAATCCGTTGCTGCCTTTAAAATCCGTACAGGGATGCCCATCGGCTGCAAAGTAGACCTGCGCCGAGACCGCATGTGGCATTTTCTCGATAAATTGCTTAATGTCGCACTGCCTCGAATTCGCGACTTTAGGGGAGTCTCCCCGGAGTCCTTTGACGGCAGAGGCAACTATTCCCTAGGAATTAGGGAACAACTGATCTTCCCGGAGATCAATTATGATGACATCGATAAGGTACGGGGCATGGACATCGTGATCGTAACATCGGCTAAGACCGATGAGGAAGCCTACGCACTCCTGAAGCACTTGGGAATGCCCTTTAGGCAATAG
- the rplR gene encoding 50S ribosomal protein L18, with translation MAKNSRAMERKRRHVRVRTKISGTAQRPRLNVFRSLRHIYAQVIDDVAGHTLAAASTLELKDLENTGNKEAARAVGELVAKRALEKGVSEVVFDRGGFIYHGRVAALAEGAREAGLKF, from the coding sequence ATGGCAAAGAATAGCCGTGCGATGGAGCGGAAGCGCCGTCACGTTCGGGTTCGGACCAAAATATCCGGTACGGCGCAGAGGCCTAGGCTCAATGTTTTCCGCAGCCTCCGCCATATTTACGCACAGGTGATCGATGACGTTGCTGGGCATACCCTGGCGGCAGCGTCGACATTAGAGCTGAAGGATCTAGAGAACACGGGTAACAAAGAAGCTGCAAGGGCTGTCGGCGAGCTAGTCGCGAAGCGAGCTTTAGAGAAGGGCGTTTCCGAAGTGGTATTTGACCGGGGCGGTTTTATTTACCATGGCAGAGTTGCGGCTCTGGCGGAAGGTGCCCGGGAGGCAGGCCTGAAGTTCTAA
- the rplD gene encoding 50S ribosomal protein L4 — MPEVAVYNMEGQEVGTANLNEKIFGVEPNHDLMHRYVVMYLANQRQGTAATKTRAAVRGGGRKPWRQKGTGRARQGSIRAPQWVGGGVVFGPQPRDHRQKMPKKARRNALRSALSAKAQGERVIVLDKLTFPEPKTKAMLTVLGNLNIADGKALVVTGEPDRTVVLSARNLPKVEARMALDLNAYDVLNYDYVVFTQGALDKIEEVLG, encoded by the coding sequence ATGCCAGAAGTAGCCGTGTATAACATGGAAGGTCAAGAGGTTGGTACCGCTAATCTGAACGAGAAGATTTTCGGGGTAGAGCCGAACCATGATTTGATGCACCGCTATGTTGTGATGTACTTGGCCAATCAGCGGCAAGGTACGGCAGCAACTAAGACCAGGGCTGCAGTTCGGGGCGGTGGTCGCAAGCCCTGGAGACAAAAGGGTACCGGTCGGGCACGGCAGGGAAGTATTCGGGCGCCGCAATGGGTTGGCGGTGGTGTAGTTTTTGGTCCTCAGCCCCGTGATCATCGGCAGAAGATGCCGAAGAAGGCCCGGCGCAATGCACTCCGGTCGGCACTATCGGCTAAGGCACAGGGCGAGCGAGTAATTGTGCTCGACAAGTTGACCTTCCCTGAGCCCAAGACCAAGGCCATGTTGACTGTACTCGGTAATCTGAACATCGCAGATGGAAAAGCACTTGTAGTTACTGGTGAGCCGGATCGCACAGTGGTGCTGTCTGCTCGCAATCTTCCCAAGGTAGAAGCCAGAATGGCCCTGGACCTGAATGCCTATGATGTCCTCAACTACGACTATGTAGTATTCACCCAGGGGGCCTTGGATAAAATCGAGGAGGTGCTTGGCTAG
- the rplV gene encoding 50S ribosomal protein L22, which translates to MQARAVAKYVRISPRKARQVVDLIRGKSVDEALAILRFTPKGASTVVEKLLRSAMANAENNYDMDVDSLYVARAFVDQGPTMKRIRPRARGMADRIRKRSSHITVILEEKEE; encoded by the coding sequence ATGCAGGCACGTGCAGTAGCGAAATATGTGAGAATATCGCCGCGCAAGGCCCGTCAAGTAGTTGACTTGATCCGAGGCAAGAGCGTCGACGAAGCGTTGGCGATCCTCCGCTTTACACCCAAGGGAGCGTCCACAGTGGTAGAGAAGCTGTTGCGGTCGGCAATGGCAAATGCGGAGAATAACTACGATATGGACGTAGATAGCTTGTACGTGGCAAGGGCTTTCGTAGACCAAGGGCCGACGATGAAGCGGATCAGACCCAGGGCCAGAGGAATGGCGGATCGGATTCGCAAGCGGAGTAGCCATATCACAGTGATTTTGGAGGAAAAGGAGGAATAA
- the rplB gene encoding 50S ribosomal protein L2: MAVKQFRPTTPSRRTMTVNTFSEITKSEPEKSLLAPLNKSGGRNASGRITSRNRGGGHKRKYRIIDFKRNKDGIPAKVAGIEYDPNRSAHIALLHYVDGEKRYILAPLGLQVGDIVESGPEADIRVGNALPLENIPVGSVVHNIELQPGKGGQLARSAGTSAQLMAREGRYATLRLPSGEIRMVLATCRATLGQVGNVDHENLTVGKAGRSRWLGRRPRVRGVAMNPVDHPHGGGEGRAPIGHPSPLTPWGKPTLGQKTRKKKESDKYIVRRRKK; this comes from the coding sequence GTGGCGGTAAAACAGTTTAGACCTACAACTCCCAGTCGGCGGACAATGACGGTCAACACTTTCTCTGAGATTACCAAGTCTGAGCCTGAAAAGTCCTTACTGGCACCGTTAAATAAGAGCGGTGGTCGCAATGCCAGTGGTCGCATTACCAGCCGGAATCGTGGGGGTGGCCACAAACGGAAGTACCGAATTATCGATTTCAAGCGGAATAAGGACGGCATCCCGGCTAAGGTAGCAGGCATCGAGTACGATCCTAACCGTTCCGCTCATATCGCGCTGCTGCATTACGTAGACGGTGAAAAGCGCTATATTCTAGCACCCCTTGGGTTGCAGGTGGGCGATATCGTTGAGTCTGGCCCTGAGGCCGACATTAGGGTAGGTAATGCACTGCCTTTGGAGAATATTCCCGTTGGTAGTGTTGTCCACAACATTGAGCTGCAGCCCGGTAAGGGCGGTCAGCTGGCCCGTTCTGCCGGCACCTCTGCTCAGTTGATGGCTAGGGAAGGGCGCTACGCAACCTTGCGTTTGCCTTCCGGCGAAATTCGGATGGTCTTGGCTACTTGCCGGGCTACCCTCGGACAAGTGGGGAACGTAGACCATGAGAACCTCACCGTTGGTAAGGCAGGACGCAGCCGCTGGCTGGGGCGTCGGCCTCGGGTCCGCGGTGTAGCGATGAACCCCGTCGATCACCCCCATGGTGGTGGAGAGGGTAGGGCACCAATTGGGCATCCTTCACCCTTGACTCCTTGGGGTAAGCCGACCCTTGGTCAGAAGACCCGGAAGAAGAAGGAGTCGGATAAATACATCGTTCGGAGACGGAAGAAGTAG
- the rplO gene encoding 50S ribosomal protein L15, with the protein MRLHELRPSSGARTRAKKRVGRGIGSGWGKTAGKGHKGQLARSGGKGPAFEGGQTPLVRRLPKRGFKNFPFKKEYATVNVSELNRFEEGTVVTPEVLMESGLIRKIQDGVKILGDGALQTQLTVKAHKFSKSAAEKIEGAGGKIEVI; encoded by the coding sequence GTGAGGCTACACGAACTAAGACCCAGTTCCGGAGCAAGGACAAGAGCGAAGAAGAGAGTAGGTCGCGGGATAGGTTCCGGTTGGGGGAAAACCGCTGGCAAGGGACACAAGGGACAGCTGGCTCGTTCCGGAGGAAAGGGGCCGGCCTTCGAGGGTGGTCAGACTCCGCTGGTGCGACGATTGCCGAAGCGGGGATTCAAGAACTTCCCCTTCAAGAAGGAGTACGCAACGGTTAATGTGTCCGAACTGAATCGGTTCGAGGAAGGGACTGTTGTCACCCCCGAGGTCTTGATGGAATCCGGCCTGATCCGCAAGATTCAGGACGGAGTTAAGATCTTAGGCGATGGTGCGCTACAGACTCAGCTTACGGTAAAAGCCCATAAGTTCTCTAAATCAGCCGCTGAGAAGATTGAGGGAGCCGGCGGTAAGATCGAGGTGATCTAG
- the rpsE gene encoding 30S ribosomal protein S5, which yields MARSFRPRETEFEERVVSINPVSKTAKGGRTRSFTALVVVGDGKGRVGVGLGKAKEVAEAIRKGSELAKKNLVRIPLVGTTVPHAVTSKFCGAQVFLKPAAPGTGVIAGGPVRAVLETAGVKDILTKSQGSNNPINVVKATLKGLQSMKTLEGVARLRGKSVEEILG from the coding sequence TTGGCAAGAAGCTTTAGACCAAGAGAGACCGAATTTGAAGAGCGAGTCGTAAGCATTAATCCGGTTTCGAAGACTGCTAAGGGTGGCCGGACCCGCAGCTTCACCGCACTAGTTGTGGTCGGTGATGGCAAGGGCCGGGTCGGTGTCGGACTCGGCAAAGCGAAGGAAGTGGCAGAGGCCATTCGGAAGGGGAGCGAACTGGCCAAGAAGAACTTAGTAAGGATCCCGCTGGTGGGTACAACCGTTCCCCACGCGGTGACTAGTAAGTTCTGTGGTGCGCAGGTGTTCTTGAAGCCCGCGGCCCCGGGAACCGGTGTTATCGCTGGAGGTCCCGTTCGTGCCGTCTTGGAGACCGCCGGTGTTAAGGACATTTTGACCAAGTCACAGGGGTCAAACAACCCCATCAATGTGGTGAAGGCTACCTTGAAAGGACTTCAGTCGATGAAGACCCTTGAGGGAGTTGCCCGACTGCGCGGCAAGTCGGTGGAAGAGATCCTAGGCTAA
- the rpsQ gene encoding 30S ribosomal protein S17: MDKTAVVSVERLVRHSMYGKIVKQTEKFKAHDENNEAREGDRVEIMETRPLSKTKRWRIVRIVEKAQ, from the coding sequence ATGGATAAGACCGCTGTCGTTTCCGTTGAGCGATTGGTTCGACACTCGATGTACGGCAAGATTGTGAAGCAGACAGAGAAGTTTAAGGCCCACGACGAGAATAACGAGGCTCGTGAAGGCGATCGAGTAGAAATCATGGAGACTCGGCCGCTATCGAAGACCAAGCGGTGGCGAATTGTCCGGATCGTGGAGAAGGCCCAATAA
- the rpmD gene encoding 50S ribosomal protein L30: MAEKKLKVTWKKSAIGFAQDQKDTIKALGFRKLQSTVIHEDTPAIRGMIRKVAHLVEVEELD, from the coding sequence ATGGCCGAGAAAAAGTTGAAGGTAACTTGGAAGAAGAGCGCCATTGGTTTCGCTCAGGACCAGAAGGATACCATTAAAGCCCTTGGCTTTCGCAAGCTGCAATCCACGGTCATACATGAAGATACCCCGGCAATACGGGGAATGATCCGTAAGGTTGCCCACTTAGTCGAGGTGGAAGAACTCGATTAG
- the rplP gene encoding 50S ribosomal protein L16, with translation MLIPKRVKRRKVQRGRMKGKAYRGSAISYGDYGLQALEPGWITSNQIEAARIAMTRTIRRGGKVWIKIFPDKPVTSQPAETRMGKGKGSPEYWVAVVKPGRVMFEIAGVSEELARRAITAASHKLPIKCKFVAREQVGGETSEG, from the coding sequence ATGCTGATTCCAAAAAGGGTTAAGCGCCGAAAAGTTCAGCGTGGTCGGATGAAGGGTAAGGCCTACCGCGGTTCCGCAATCAGCTACGGCGACTATGGCCTACAGGCGTTGGAGCCGGGGTGGATCACCAGTAATCAGATCGAGGCCGCTCGTATTGCTATGACTCGGACCATTCGTCGGGGCGGTAAGGTATGGATCAAGATTTTCCCCGATAAGCCCGTTACCTCTCAACCGGCTGAGACGCGGATGGGTAAGGGTAAGGGAAGCCCGGAATACTGGGTTGCTGTAGTAAAGCCTGGTAGAGTGATGTTTGAAATCGCTGGTGTGTCTGAAGAATTAGCTCGGAGAGCGATAACAGCAGCAAGCCATAAGCTTCCAATTAAGTGTAAGTTTGTAGCTCGAGAGCAGGTAGGTGGTGAGACCAGTGAAGGCTAA
- the rplN gene encoding 50S ribosomal protein L14, protein MIQQESRLKVADNSGARELLCIRVPGGSGRRYARIGDVIIATVKEATPGGVVKKGDIVRAVVVRTKKSIGRPDGSHIGFDDNAAVIIDAQGNPRGTRIFGPVARELREKNYMKIVSLAPEVL, encoded by the coding sequence ATGATTCAGCAAGAGAGCAGATTGAAGGTGGCAGACAATTCAGGGGCTAGGGAACTGTTGTGTATTCGGGTCCCCGGTGGTTCCGGTCGCCGTTATGCCCGGATTGGAGACGTAATCATTGCTACTGTCAAAGAGGCTACGCCCGGGGGCGTGGTAAAGAAGGGCGACATCGTTCGGGCGGTTGTGGTCCGCACCAAGAAGTCCATCGGAAGGCCCGATGGTTCCCACATTGGTTTTGACGATAACGCAGCGGTTATCATCGATGCTCAGGGGAATCCCAGGGGCACCCGGATTTTTGGTCCGGTAGCCCGTGAGTTGCGGGAGAAGAATTACATGAAGATTGTCTCCCTGGCTCCTGAGGTACTGTAG